A part of Fusarium oxysporum Fo47 chromosome III, complete sequence genomic DNA contains:
- a CDS encoding kinetochore component CENP-S-domain-containing protein, with the protein MADTTSDEDRERLKAALWYAVGQIVDEESLRRNRNATPQFIGALTELVWTQVENVATDLESFSNHAGRSTVTTDDVLLLARKNPDLHQIMKEFVDQAKAEKGTAKSRGGASKR; encoded by the exons ATGGCAGACACAACCAGTGACGAAGATCGAGAG CGCCTGAAGGCTGCCTTGTGGTACGCAGTTGGCCAAATAGTTGATGAGGAGTCTTTACGTCGTAACCGAAATGCCACACCACAGTTCATCGGCGCACTCACAGAGCTAGTCTGGACACAAGTCG AAAACGTTGCCACAGATCTGGAGAGTTTCAGCAACCACGCTGGACGGTCCACAGTGACAACAGACGATGTGTTACTCCTCGCCAGGAAGAATCCCGATCTACATCAGATCATGAAAGAGTTTGTTGACCAGGCCAAGGCAGAGAAGGGAACTGCAAAGAGTAGAGGCGGTGCGAGCAAACGTTAG
- a CDS encoding uncharacterized protein (domain of unknown function-domain containing protein), which produces MSNVWPPRASQDDAQPVTPIEDVTDTGEIADLAGEAEQPDLPPVPAPPTAARPPLERNTLQGAPPAAPMAPPPSNDQPSGTDSLSLQQLRHIVAEFNRADPVAYDFEYTDMGPHAEEIDEWFNYQVPQWVRLSAAQRAFKWHWQHESRSQDSWDDADNDTRARFVQTAIAGVQSNDAALRSASIGKLVYLVLGRWNDTAMPNATPGDSRSVASIPQLQAIKAGVECLSSLEGLPVIWEALRNSFEVQWSGEPLGQHNSAQEAQDELMNLMTIMYVAVQETLNDPEDMSSTYGKLLELNPSMVDYMFTATSKLRWDEQNAMPQTQILLLFWKSILLVFGGTKELEAIKDATNEMGDKAADKKTITASPLDYHVFRQEITSKYPAYVPPRPAIPLEVDNTSLLPPLSSQVSRNNGANGIIPAPPQVHSGGTSILDQPVHIATPAPSPPPSPAVNGKGGKKQNYQTNQNFPFMYPPLDASSNFAGGKGPSGLQHALVGRKWEGSDIPASILEAGELFSKRVRMTRATRQLWEERERFLKFERGYNSDHNDDDDEIEGLDLNELSAEEQEILKAVKAQTKAEEKRKHPIAPEPEIDYGPRPELLSERDKQRLAAVEKFYRDALPHLQSLVIVLLRPILLNVTAIVAQQPQQAPPGMGRGNNPVMNGGPSANRQQQELPGQSLPKPPTPELSLEEVDAARTREITSKAMTGILILLLKWLRVSHVLKFEYMTQLLLDSNYVPLVLKLFAHQDVQQVVDSKMDRAENSFFHFCNLLSQSRDKAAADSVQEEDEGDDEEIEESEDEAAPPPIRRRRSPTAQNDDDTDSNSDDHATSTRPEVDELGYPLNQQPTEPITDFSRRNFFSLINYLRVMQKICKNKAHRNLLLVQYKSSTILRKSLKVPQPELRLYTLKLFKNQVPYCGRKWRQSNMRVITAIYLHCRPELKDEWLAGSDVDAEVDAALPLEQALRSLTHWLNLRRYPDKIAPDIRAAMRDEQDFFSRELEKLELNWTDGGGDDGMSELEPGEVW; this is translated from the exons ATGAGCAACGTCTGGCCTCCAAGGGCCTCTCAAGACGATGCGCAACCTGTTACTCCGATAGAAGATGTAACTGACACAGGCGAAATCGCTGACCTCGCCGGCGAGGCCGAACAACCCGATCTTCCACCGGTTCCTGCGCCGCCTACAGCAGCACGGCCTCCCCTCGAGCGAAACACTCTACAAGGCGCCCCTCCAGCCGCGCCTATGGCGCCTCCTCCTTCAAATGACCAACCTTCGGGGACCGACTCGCTCTCTCTCCAGCAATTGCGCCATATAGTAGCGGAGTTCAATCGCGCCGATCCCGTCGCCTATGATTTTGAGTACACCGACATGGGTCCGCATGCCGAAGAGATAGACGAGTGGTTCAACTATCAGGTACCACAGTGGGTTAGGCTCAGTGCTGCACAGAGAGCTTTTAAGTGGCACTGGCAGCATGAGTCGAGATCTCAGGACTCATGGGATGATGCAGATAACGATACTCGGGCACGATTTGTTCAAACCGCTATAGCGGGCGTGCAGTCCAATGATGCAGCATTACGGTCAGCTTCTATTGGGAAGCTGGTGTATCTGGTTTTGGGCCGTTGGAATGATACTGCCATGCCGAATGCGACACCAGGGGATAGCCGATCTGTCGCGAGTATTCCGCAGCTACAGGCTATCAAGGCTGGAGTCGAGTGTCTTAGCTCTTTGGAAGGGCTGCCCGTGATATGGGAAGCCCTGCGGAATAGCTTCGAAGTACAGTG GTCAGGGGAACCTCTCGGGCAGCATAACAGCGCCCAAGAAGCTCAGGATGAGTTGATGAATCTCATGACCATCATGTACGTTGCAGTACAGGAAACTCTCAACGACCCAGAAGACATGTCCTCTACATACGGGAAGCTCT TGGAACTCAACCCCTCAATGGTCGATTACATGTTTACAGCAACTTCGAAATTACGATGGGATGAGCAAAATGCCATGCCCCAAACTCAG ATACTCCTTCTGTTTTGGAAATCAATTCTACTTGTTTTTGGTGGAACTAAAGAACTCGAAGCTATCAAAGACGCTACTAATGAGATGGGAGACAAAGCAGCTGATAAGAAGACCATCACTGCTTCACCCTTAGACTATCACGTTTTCCGGCAAGAGATAACATCAAAATACCCAGCATATGTACCTCCGCGACCAGCCATTCCACTTGAAGTAGACAACACCTCTTTATTACCCCCTCTCTCGAGTCAAGTTTCCAGGAATAACGGTGCTAACGGTATCATTCCCGCGCCACCCCAGGTTCACAGTGGAGGAACCTCGATTCTTGACCAACCAGTACACATTGCAACCCCAGCGCCGTCGCCACCCCCTTCTCCAGCAGTAAACGGAAAGGGAGGCAAGAAACAGAACTATCAAACAAACCAGAACTTCCCTTTCATGTACCCTCCCTTAGATGCGTCGAGCAACTTTGCTGGCGGGAAAGGCCCTTCTGGTCTCCAACATGCTCTGGTAGGCCGAAAGTGGGAAGGAAGCGATATTCCCGCCTCCATCCTTGAAGCTGGAGAGTTATTCTCAAAACGAGTCAGGATGACGCGAGCGACTCGCCAGCTCTGGGAAGAGCGTGAGCGATTTCTCAAGTTTGAGCGCGGCTATAATAGTGACcacaatgatgatgacgatgagatcGAGGGTCTAGACCTTAATGAGCTTTCGgcagaagagcaagagatTCTGAAGGCGGTAAAAGCGCAGACAaaagcagaggagaagagaaagcaTCCCATCGCTCCTGAACCGGAGATTGACTATGGTCCTCGACCAGAGCTGTTGTCTGAACGAGACAAGCAACGccttgctgctgttgaaAAGTTCTAT CGTGATGCTCTGCCTCACCTCCAATCGCTTGTGATAGTCCTGCTGCGGCCGATTCTTCTTAACGTGACAGCAATCGTCGCACAGCAACCTCAACAAGCACCTCCAGGAATGGGTAGAGGTAACAATCCTGTCATGAACGGCGGTCCTTCGGCGAATAGACAGCAGCAGGAGTTGCCAGGACAGAGCCTCCCCAAACCACCAACACCTGAATTATCGCTAGAAGAAGTTGACGCCGCCAGGACTCGGGAAATTACATCAAAAGCCATGACTGGGATTCTCATACTCCTGTTGAAATGGCTGAGAGTTTCTC ATGTTCTCAAATTCGAGTATATGACGCAACTTCTATTGGACTCTAACTACGTCCCTCTCgtcctcaagctctttgcTCATCAAGATGTTCAGCAAGTGGTCGATAGCAAAATGGACCGCGCTGAAAATAG TTTCTTCCATTTCTGTAACCTGTTGTCGCAATCTAGAGATAAGGCAGCTGCAGACTCGgtgcaggaagaagatgaaggggatgacgaagagatagaagagagtgaagatgaagctgccCCCCCGCCAATCAGGAGAAGACGATCGCCAACTGCGCAGAACGACGATGACACAGATTCCAACAGTGATGACCACGCTACTTCAACGAGACCCGAAGTAGACGAGCTTGGCTATCCCCTCAATCAACAACCGACAGAGCCTATCACAGACTTCTCGCGCCgcaacttcttctccctcATTAATTACTTGAGAGTGATGCAAAAGATTTGCAAAAACAAAGCACACCGAAACTTGCTGCTTGTCCAATACAAGTCGTCAACAATCCTTAGGAAGTCTCTCAAAGTACCTCAGCCAGAACTACGCCTTTACACGCTTAAGTTGTTCAAGAACCAGGTTCCCTACTGCGGCCGTAAGTGGCGCCAGAGCAATATGCGGGTGATCACGGCGATATATCTGCACTGTCGACCGGAGCTGAAGGACGAATGGCTTGCGGGAAGTGACGTGGATGCCGAAGTAGACGCAGCGCTTCCCCTAGAACAAGCATTGCGCAGCCTAACACACTGGCTTAACCTTCGCCGGTACCCAGACAAGATCGCACCAGACATTAGAGCTGCCATGCGAGACGAGCAGGACTTTTTCTCCAGAgaacttgagaagctggAGTTGAATTGGACAGATGGGGGAGGTGACGATGGCATGAGCGAACTAGAGCCGGGTGAGGTCTGGTAA
- a CDS encoding uncharacterized protein (fungal protein of unknown function-domain containing protein), producing the protein MFEVPEAKRVRREDLDKSDDGAENWSDDGICDAELRATLNAQIARSLGLEILAESTPEVAMKDYSLTGGKESRDDDIGDSEAIPAAEDDQEEEFVFRLFSKAPPSQKVVLEEDPGPTGDGTFVSGRPLTYYVVKNISAERKHEYTVAAVSGDQVLARSHGRAWGLEVPWKVTKLAITRKARANEKPKDEVAQRKRRPGKKQRISLRKRANEREERKAAEAKKMAEKEEHVKDKKKRMNRLKKLRKRAKAKGQKQALREGDGDNGSHADSSGSE; encoded by the exons ATGTTTGAAGTGCCTGAAGCAAAGAG GGTTCGAAGAGAAGATCTGGACAAATCAGATGATGGCGCAGAGAATTGGAGTGACGACGGCATTTGTGATGCCGAGTTGCGCGCAACACTGAATGCGCAGATCGCAAGATCATTGGGGCTGGAAATCTTGGCAGAATCGACCCCTGAAGTCGCGATGAAGGACTATTCTCTCACAGGAGGCAAAGAGTCTCGTGATGACGATATTGGAGATTCAGAGGCTATTCCGGCTGCCGAGGATGATCAGGAAGAGGAATTTGTTTTTCGACTTTTCAGCAAAGCCCCACCAAGTCAAAAGGTCGTGCTGGAGGAAGATCCTGGACCAACAGGCGATGGAACTTTCGTGAGTGGTCGGCCACTCACTTATTATGTGGTTAAAAACATCTCTGCAGAACGAAAGCATGAGTATACTGTAGCAGCAGTGAGTGGGGATCAAGTGTTGGCAAGATCACACGGCAGGGCTTGGGGCCTTGAGGTTCCTTGGAAGGTTACGAAACTCGCTATCACTCGAAAAGCCAGGGCGAATGAAAAACCAAAGGATGAAGTGGCCCAAAGAAAACGACGACCAGGAAAGAAACAACGGATATCCTTAAGAAAACGAGCAAATGAAAGGGAAGAGAGGAAAGCAgccgaagccaagaaaaTGGCCGAGAAAGAGGAGCATGtaaaagacaagaagaagagaatgaatCGCCTAAAGAAGCTACGAAAAAGGGCAAAGGCAAAAGGACAGAAACAAGCATtgagagaaggagatgggGATAATGGCTCTCATGCAGATTCATCAGGTTCTGAGTGA